In the Streptomyces sp. NBC_00525 genome, one interval contains:
- the ligD gene encoding non-homologous end-joining DNA ligase — protein MALIPADASGALPSIAPMLAVPGPLPVPDTGWAFEAKWDGARCVVSTPGDGTLRLTSRARNDVTPTYPELHALGEVLRGRSVVLDGEIVALDTAGRSDFGLLQRRMGVMNARRAARLALDLPAHLVVFDVLFLDGRTLTTLGYEERRAVLAALLPAGPHWSVPSYVRGSGAKAWETVVRGGLEGVVAKRLTSPYLPGVRSPDWRKTKRVETLDVVIGGWTQRNGAPEGVPGAVLVGVDDPAGLRYAGSVGSGMSDRELGELREYLRVIARPSSPFTGPVDVAGAHWVEPRLVAEVAASQWTAAGRLRHPVWQRLRPDLTRLD, from the coding sequence GCCGTGCCGGGCCCCCTGCCCGTGCCGGACACCGGGTGGGCCTTCGAGGCCAAGTGGGACGGCGCCCGCTGCGTCGTCTCGACGCCGGGCGACGGCACGCTGCGGCTGACCTCGCGGGCCCGCAACGACGTCACGCCGACCTATCCCGAGCTGCACGCCCTGGGCGAGGTGCTGCGGGGCCGCAGCGTGGTCCTGGACGGCGAGATCGTGGCCCTGGACACGGCGGGGCGGTCGGACTTCGGGCTGCTCCAGCGCCGGATGGGCGTGATGAACGCCCGCCGCGCGGCCCGGCTCGCGCTGGACCTGCCCGCCCATCTGGTGGTCTTCGACGTGCTGTTCCTGGACGGCCGGACGCTGACCACCCTGGGCTACGAGGAGCGCCGCGCGGTCCTGGCGGCGCTCCTCCCTGCCGGGCCGCACTGGTCGGTGCCGTCGTATGTGCGCGGGAGCGGCGCGAAGGCGTGGGAGACCGTGGTGCGCGGCGGGCTGGAGGGGGTGGTCGCCAAGCGGCTCACCTCGCCGTACCTGCCGGGCGTCCGGTCACCCGACTGGCGCAAGACGAAGCGGGTCGAGACCCTGGACGTGGTCATCGGCGGCTGGACCCAGCGCAACGGGGCGCCCGAAGGGGTGCCGGGGGCGGTGCTGGTCGGCGTGGACGACCCGGCGGGGCTGCGGTACGCGGGCTCGGTGGGGTCGGGGATGTCCGACCGGGAGCTGGGCGAGCTGAGGGAGTACCTGCGGGTGATCGCCCGCCCCTCGTCGCCGTTCACCGGGCCGGTCGATGTGGCCGGGGCGCACTGGGTGGAGCCGCGCCTGGTCGCGGAGGTCGCCGCCTCGCAGTGGACGGCGGCCGGACGGCTGCGGCATCCGGTGTGGCAGCGGCTGCGCCCGGACCTGACCCGGCTGGACTGA
- a CDS encoding IclR family transcriptional regulator, producing the protein MADHAGPEPVAAVRCSLRLLEAAGQHGNGATAQQLAREAGLPPDAARELLSLLVGDGFLAERDDHTFVLAETDTVADPVPGADTETCAGTDPAAGTGARQGIARVRPALAALRDQLDAAAYLTLYVDGEIRVMEIVDSVSAPRVDLWVGLDEAGHATALGKSVLRELDEEARADYLSRHELTGLTPRTITHEEELVRQLDGAPAPVVMDREEYVRGTTCVAVPVYRGEQIGSLGISFRSDRMYRSSQVRAGLLSAAVRVSRGLTLPG; encoded by the coding sequence ATGGCCGACCACGCCGGCCCCGAACCCGTCGCCGCCGTCCGGTGCTCCCTCCGCCTGCTGGAGGCCGCCGGGCAGCACGGGAACGGGGCGACCGCGCAGCAGCTGGCCCGCGAGGCGGGGCTCCCCCCGGACGCGGCGCGCGAGCTGCTGTCCCTGCTGGTCGGCGACGGATTCCTGGCGGAACGGGACGACCACACCTTCGTCCTCGCCGAGACGGACACGGTCGCGGACCCGGTCCCCGGCGCGGACACGGAGACGTGCGCCGGCACCGATCCGGCCGCCGGAACCGGCGCACGGCAGGGGATCGCGCGCGTCCGGCCCGCCCTCGCGGCCCTGCGCGACCAGCTGGACGCCGCCGCCTATCTGACCCTCTACGTGGACGGCGAGATCCGGGTCATGGAGATCGTCGACAGCGTGAGCGCCCCGCGCGTCGACCTGTGGGTCGGCCTCGACGAGGCCGGGCACGCCACCGCCCTCGGCAAGAGCGTCCTGCGTGAACTGGACGAGGAGGCGCGCGCCGACTACCTCTCCCGGCACGAGCTGACCGGGCTCACCCCGCGCACCATCACCCACGAGGAAGAACTCGTCCGGCAGCTCGACGGGGCGCCCGCGCCGGTCGTCATGGACCGCGAGGAGTATGTGCGCGGCACCACCTGTGTGGCGGTGCCGGTCTACCGGGGCGAGCAGATCGGCTCCCTCGGCATCTCCTTCCGCTCCGACCGGATGTACCGCAGCTCGCAGGTCCGGGCCGGCCTCCTCTCGGCCGCCGTACGCGTCTCCCGCGGACTCACCCTGCCCGGCTGA